ATCGTCGCTCGTTGCAATGCTCGGCGCATGGCTCGCGCGACGCATGTGTTCATACAATGGATCGAAGCATATTTTCTCGTTCAAGAATGGCTCGCAAATCAACCTTTGCCATTGCCAGTATGAAAAGGATTTGACGAACTATCAAGGCGCGGAAATCCATGTGTTGATGATTGACGAAATCACGCATTGGACCGAGCCTATGTATAACTACTTGCGCGCGCGTGTGCGTCTTGGCGCATTGAAGGTTCCTAATCCGCTTGCGCACCTGTTCCCTCGCATTCTCGTTTCGGGAAACCCCGGTGGCATCGGTCATACATGGGTGAAAGCGGCATTCATCGACATCGCGCGCCCGTATCGCATGTCCCGCATGAGCCCTATCGAGGGTGGCATGCTGCGGCAATACATCCCTGCGAAGCTCTCCGACAATCCGACGATGGCGATCAACGATCCGCTCTACGCGGACCGCCTTTCGGGATTGGGCTCGCCCGCATTGGTAAAGGCGTGGCTCGATGGCGATTGGAATATCGCGGTCGGTGCGTTCTTCGCGGACGTGTGGTCCGACGAACTGCTACTCGAACCCTTCGCCATTCCCTATTCGTGGAAGGTCACGCGCTCTTTCGATTGGGGAAAGTCGAAACCCTTTAGCGTCGGATGGTGGGCGGTCACAAATAGCGAAGCCGCAATCATGGCGGACGGAAAGCCTAGGTCATTCCCGAATCGCACACTGATCCGCATCGGTGAGTGGTACGGATGGAACGGCAAGCCGAATCAAGGCGCGCGGCTCTCTGATTCGGAAATCGGCGCAGGCATCGTGCGTAGGCAAAAACAAATGGGGATTCATGAACGCGTGAAACCCGGCCCTGCGGATAGTTCGATCTTCGATGAAGAAAATAACGACTCGCCCGCTGAAATTCAAAAGCGCGCAGGGGTGACATGGAAGAAAGCCGACAAGCGTCCGGGCTCGCGCGTGCGTGGTTGGTCGCTTGTCTCGCAACGCTTGAAAGCGGCCACGGAAGGCGACAAAGAATCGCCGCATATGTACGCGTTCAATTGGTGCAACCAATTTACTCGCATCATGCCGAACGTCCCGCGCGATGCACACAACATCGAAGACATCGACACGGACGCAGAGGATCACTTGCCCGACGACGTGCGATATATGTCTCTCGAAACAGGGAACCTCGCGGCGATGTCTCTGAATCTAGGTGCCGCGACAAACGGCTAGAAGCGACTACAATTTCGGGATTATGGGGATGAACAATGGCTGATGTCGTCGCGAAGTTCAATGATGTCCGCTTCAACAAAATCCCTCCCGCGATCCGGGATCGTTGGAAGCTGATTCGCGATGTCGTCAGCGGCGATCAGGTCTTGCGCACGGGTGACTATCTCCCGTTCCTGAACAAGCACGACGTTTCGCTCGCGAATGTTGCGCGCAATGCGGCCTATCGCGACCGCGCCGTGTGGTTCCCTGCAACGGGGTTCACGCTCGAAGGATTTCTCGGGCTCGCCTTCCGCAACGATCCGACATCGACGCTCGAAGGAACGAAGCTCGAACCGCTTATCACAAACGTCGATGGCGCGGGCGTTTCGTTGTATCAGCAATCGCAGGCGACGCTTGCAAACGTCATCGCGGTCGGTCGGCATGGGTTGCTCACCGATTTTTCTACCGAACAGAAACAGCCCGTTATCAAAGCGTATGACGCCGAATCGATTGTCAATTGGCGATATACGATGCGAGGCGGAAAGCCGATTCTGACGCTCATTGTTCTATACGAATGCGTTGAAGTCGAAGAAGGTCCGTGGGCCGTTCGCCATGTGCCGCAATGGCGCGAACTGTATATCGACCCGGACCGCGCGGACGCATGCTTTTGTCGCCTATGGCGTGAGGAATCGCTAGTCGCCGGATCAACGAAGGCACCGGGCGTGCAGATTTGGCAGCAAGAAGATGCAGCCGGAAAACTGCAAGACGAATTGCAAGTGCGCTCACCGGGGAAGGTGTTTACCGAAATCCCTTTCGTGTTCGTCGGTTCGCAAAATAACGATGGTGGTATCGATCCCTCGCCGATGTATGGGCTTGCGTCGATCAACCTCGCGCATTTCCGAAATTCAGCCGACTACGAAGACTCCGTGTTTTTCGTCGGTCAAGTGCAGC
This genomic window from Abditibacteriaceae bacterium contains:
- a CDS encoding DUF4055 domain-containing protein — encoded protein: MADVVAKFNDVRFNKIPPAIRDRWKLIRDVVSGDQVLRTGDYLPFLNKHDVSLANVARNAAYRDRAVWFPATGFTLEGFLGLAFRNDPTSTLEGTKLEPLITNVDGAGVSLYQQSQATLANVIAVGRHGLLTDFSTEQKQPVIKAYDAESIVNWRYTMRGGKPILTLIVLYECVEVEEGPWAVRHVPQWRELYIDPDRADACFCRLWREESLVAGSTKAPGVQIWQQEDAAGKLQDELQVRSPGKVFTEIPFVFVGSQNNDGGIDPSPMYGLASINLAHFRNSADYEDSVFFVGQVQPYITGLTEEWADRLENPKDDMGQPTGEVIYVGSRKPLLLPENSTFGYAQAQPNTLVKEAIDQKEAQMVKVGARIIEGAGPGSRTATEDENDKEATTSVLSLCVSNVNEAYQRAIYFASQFLDMGKEWDAADAYKITQQFVRAAANPAIVDALVKMWQTGVISKDDVRDHIRKVGLIATERTNAEIEQDIEDEGPPLGMLGLAGTGPAGAPNLDPQGNTKPPAVGAPNPGNAKPSGKPSNRR
- a CDS encoding terminase family protein; translated protein: MAIESTRAEVNLDLHPKQGECLLSEATEILYGGAAGGGKSHLLRVAAILWCMMIPGLQVYIFRRTLPDLEKNHLQGPSSLVAMLGAWLARRMCSYNGSKHIFSFKNGSQINLCHCQYEKDLTNYQGAEIHVLMIDEITHWTEPMYNYLRARVRLGALKVPNPLAHLFPRILVSGNPGGIGHTWVKAAFIDIARPYRMSRMSPIEGGMLRQYIPAKLSDNPTMAINDPLYADRLSGLGSPALVKAWLDGDWNIAVGAFFADVWSDELLLEPFAIPYSWKVTRSFDWGKSKPFSVGWWAVTNSEAAIMADGKPRSFPNRTLIRIGEWYGWNGKPNQGARLSDSEIGAGIVRRQKQMGIHERVKPGPADSSIFDEENNDSPAEIQKRAGVTWKKADKRPGSRVRGWSLVSQRLKAATEGDKESPHMYAFNWCNQFTRIMPNVPRDAHNIEDIDTDAEDHLPDDVRYMSLETGNLAAMSLNLGAATNG